In one window of Camelina sativa cultivar DH55 chromosome 15, Cs, whole genome shotgun sequence DNA:
- the LOC104747311 gene encoding uncharacterized protein LOC104747311 encodes MDLETENRIASILLREAAELRRQAEKDGVRAYLEKPNVRHRPNSRFLKATVLSVQQSNKAVETNEMWRVRKNEIELEDVRLKRKEREESSSSHMKQNGSFLKRSLDKRCSSGDEKKVTCTSSNERWYSEDDGGLRDDEIETFLHSRKKRGRGSVGPMMDETGPYLPAEKGQLQSSDTGERKVVLGPVRPPSLRQDSDIEHGQRTRKEYTKKHSKKDKKKEKKRKRDRH; translated from the exons ATGGATCTGGAAACTGAGAATCGAATAGCTTCAATTCTATTAAGGGAAGCAGCAGAATTGAGGAGACAAGCTGAGAAAGATGGTGTTAGAGCATATCTTGAGAAGCCTAATGTAAGGCATCGACCTAACTCAAGGTTTCTCAAAGCCACTGTTCTTAGTGTTCAGCAAT CAAACAAAGCGGTAGAAACAAATGAGATGTGGAGGGTTCGGAAGAATGAGATTGAGCTAGAAGATGTAAGGCTcaagaggaaagaaagagaggaaagcaGTAGTAGCCACATGAAGCAGAATGGTAGTTTCTTGAAAAGGAGTCTGGATAAGAGATGCAGCTCAGGTGATGAGAAAAAGGTTACGTGTACATCATCAAACGAGAGATGGTATTCAGAAGATGATGGAGGCTTACGAGATGATGAAATTGAAACTTTTCTCCACTCACG GAAAAAACGTGGCAGAGGCTCTGTCGGTCCTATGATGGATGAAACAGGCCCTTATCTTCCCGCCGAGAAGGGACAGTTGCAAAGTTCCGATACAGGAGAACGAAAGGTAGTTCTGGGCCCGGTTAGACCACCTTCACTGAGACAAGACTCAGATATTGAGCATGGTCAGAGAACAAGGAAGGAGTATACGAAGAAGCATAGTAAGAAggacaagaaaaaggaaaagaagagaaaacgagACAGGCACTAG
- the LOC104747312 gene encoding DUF21 domain-containing protein At2g14520 isoform X3 — MAVEYECCETNFFIHIVVIVLLVLFAGLMSGLTLGLMSMSLVDLEVLAKSGTPTDRIHAAKILPVVKNQHLLLCTLLICNAAAMETLPIFLDALVTAWGAILISVTLILLFGEIIPQSVCSRHGLAIGATVAPFVRVLVWICLPVAWPISKLLDFLLGHGRVALFRRAELKTLVDLHGNEAGKGGDLTHDETTIIAGALELSGKMAKDAMTPISDTFVIDINAKLDRSWDLMNLILEKGHSRVPVYYEQRTNIIGLVLVKNLLTINPDEEIQVKNVTIRRIPRVPETLPLYDILNEFQKGHSHMAVVVRQCDKIHPLPRTVNEVRVDVDNERSPQEKKLTRRRSLQKWKSFPNRANSFKAGSRSKRWSKDNDADILQFDEHPLPKLAEEEEAVGIITMEDVIEELLQEEIFDETDHHFEDS, encoded by the exons ATGGCGGTGGAGTATGAATGCTGCGAGACCAACTTCTTTATACACATAGTTGTGATAGTGTTACTAGTCTTGTTCGCTGGACTAATGTCTGGTCTTACCTTGGGTCTTATGTCTATGAGTCTCGTTGATCTTGAGGTTCTTGCTAAATCCGGCACTCCCACAGATCGTATACATGCTG CAAAGATATTGCCAGTTGTGAAAAATCAGCATCTTTTGCTTTGCACTTTACTGATTTGCAATGCAGCTGCTATGGAG ACGCTTCCTATTTTCCTTGATGCTCTTGTGACGGCTTGGGGTGCCATTCTGATTTCAGTGACATTGATTCTTCTCTTCGGTGAG ATTATACCTCAGTCAGTCTGTTCTCGTCATGGTTTGGCAATTGGTGCAACAGTGGCTCCGTTTGTCCGTGTCCTAGTCTGGATATGCTTACCAGTCGCATGGCCGATCAGTAAG CTGTTGGACTTTCTACTTGGTCATGGTCGTGTAGCCCTTTTCCGCAGAGCTGAACTGAAAACACTTGTGGATTTGCATGGAAATGAG GCTGGAAAGGGAGGAGATTTAACACATGATGAGACAACTATCATTGCTGGAGCTCTTGAACTATCTGGGAAAATGGCCAAAGATGCAATGACGCCAATTTCTGATACTTTTGTGATTGACATCAATGCAAAACTAGACAGGTCTTG GGATTTGATGAATCTAATTCTTGAGAAAGGTCATAGCAGAGTTCCAGTATACTATGAGCAACGTACCAACATAATTGGACTTGTTTTG GTGAAGAACTTATTGACTATCAACCCTGATGAAGAAATACAAGTAAAAAATGTGACGATACGAAGAATCCCAAG AGTTCCAGAAACCTTACCTCTATATGATATATTGAACGAGTTTCAGAAAGGACATAGCCACATGGCTGTTGTTGTGAGACAGTGTGACAAAATCCACCCATTACCAA GGACTGTAAATGAAGTCAGAGTGGATGTGGATAATGAGAGATCCCCACAGGAAAAAAAGTTAACAAGAAGGAGATCACTTCAGAAATGGAAAAGTTTTCCAAACCGAGCAAATTCGTTTAAAGCAGGGTCGAGGAGCAAGAGGTGGTCCAAAGATAATGACGCTGACATTTTGCAATTTGACGAACATCCGCTGCCAAAGCTAgctgaggaggaagaagctgtTGGTATCATTACCATGGAAGATGTCATTGAAGAACTTTTGCAG GAAGAGATATTCGATGAGACGGATCATCATTTTGAAGACTCGTGA
- the LOC104747312 gene encoding DUF21 domain-containing protein At2g14520 isoform X1: MAVEYECCETNFFIHIVVIVLLVLFAGLMSGLTLGLMSMSLVDLEVLAKSGTPTDRIHAAKILPVVKNQHLLLCTLLICNAAAMETLPIFLDALVTAWGAILISVTLILLFGEIIPQSVCSRHGLAIGATVAPFVRVLVWICLPVAWPISKLLDFLLGHGRVALFRRAELKTLVDLHGNEAGKGGDLTHDETTIIAGALELSGKMAKDAMTPISDTFVIDINAKLDRSWDLMNLILEKGHSRVPVYYEQRTNIIGLVLVKNLLTINPDEEIQVKNVTIRRIPRVPETLPLYDILNEFQKGHSHMAVVVRQCDKIHPLPSNDAANGTVNEVRVDVDNERSPQEKKLTRRRSLQKWKSFPNRANSFKAGSRSKRWSKDNDADILQFDEHPLPKLAEEEEAVGIITMEDVIEELLQEEIFDETDHHFEDS, translated from the exons ATGGCGGTGGAGTATGAATGCTGCGAGACCAACTTCTTTATACACATAGTTGTGATAGTGTTACTAGTCTTGTTCGCTGGACTAATGTCTGGTCTTACCTTGGGTCTTATGTCTATGAGTCTCGTTGATCTTGAGGTTCTTGCTAAATCCGGCACTCCCACAGATCGTATACATGCTG CAAAGATATTGCCAGTTGTGAAAAATCAGCATCTTTTGCTTTGCACTTTACTGATTTGCAATGCAGCTGCTATGGAG ACGCTTCCTATTTTCCTTGATGCTCTTGTGACGGCTTGGGGTGCCATTCTGATTTCAGTGACATTGATTCTTCTCTTCGGTGAG ATTATACCTCAGTCAGTCTGTTCTCGTCATGGTTTGGCAATTGGTGCAACAGTGGCTCCGTTTGTCCGTGTCCTAGTCTGGATATGCTTACCAGTCGCATGGCCGATCAGTAAG CTGTTGGACTTTCTACTTGGTCATGGTCGTGTAGCCCTTTTCCGCAGAGCTGAACTGAAAACACTTGTGGATTTGCATGGAAATGAG GCTGGAAAGGGAGGAGATTTAACACATGATGAGACAACTATCATTGCTGGAGCTCTTGAACTATCTGGGAAAATGGCCAAAGATGCAATGACGCCAATTTCTGATACTTTTGTGATTGACATCAATGCAAAACTAGACAGGTCTTG GGATTTGATGAATCTAATTCTTGAGAAAGGTCATAGCAGAGTTCCAGTATACTATGAGCAACGTACCAACATAATTGGACTTGTTTTG GTGAAGAACTTATTGACTATCAACCCTGATGAAGAAATACAAGTAAAAAATGTGACGATACGAAGAATCCCAAG AGTTCCAGAAACCTTACCTCTATATGATATATTGAACGAGTTTCAGAAAGGACATAGCCACATGGCTGTTGTTGTGAGACAGTGTGACAAAATCCACCCATTACCAAGTAATGATGCTGCAAACG GGACTGTAAATGAAGTCAGAGTGGATGTGGATAATGAGAGATCCCCACAGGAAAAAAAGTTAACAAGAAGGAGATCACTTCAGAAATGGAAAAGTTTTCCAAACCGAGCAAATTCGTTTAAAGCAGGGTCGAGGAGCAAGAGGTGGTCCAAAGATAATGACGCTGACATTTTGCAATTTGACGAACATCCGCTGCCAAAGCTAgctgaggaggaagaagctgtTGGTATCATTACCATGGAAGATGTCATTGAAGAACTTTTGCAG GAAGAGATATTCGATGAGACGGATCATCATTTTGAAGACTCGTGA
- the LOC104747309 gene encoding LL-diaminopimelate aminotransferase, chloroplastic-like — translation MSLTNQLSSPMISSSSSSSTFLLAPSYLHARPRNASLPMAKRASSIKCEASQSEKIEYKTSVSRNSNMSKLQAGYLFPEIARRRSAHLVKYPDAQIISLGIGDTTEPIPEVITSAIAKKAHELSTIEGYSGYGAEQGAKPLRSAIAKTFYGGLTIGDDDIFVSDGAKCDISRLQVMFGSNVTIAVQDPSYPAYVDSSVIMGQTGQFNTEVQKYRNIEYMRCTPENGFFPDLTTVGRTDIIFFCSPNNPTGAAATREQLTQLVQFAKKNGSIIVYDSAYAMYMSDDNPHSIYEIPGAEEVAIETSSFSKYAGFTGVRLGWTVIPKQLLYSDGFPVAKDFNRIVCTSFNGASNLSQAGGLACLSPEGLEAMRKVIGFYKENTNIIIDTFTSLGYNVYGGRNAPYVWVEFPKQSSWDVFSEILEKTHVVTTPGSGFGPGGEGFVRVSAFGHRDNILEACRRFRQLYK, via the exons ATGTCGTTGACCAATCAGCTCTCTTCTCCAAtgatttcatcatcatcttcttcttctacattcttATTAGCACCTTCATATCTACATGCCAG ACCTCGAAATGCATCTCTTCCAATGGCTAAAAGGGCCAGTTCGATCAAATGCGAGGCTTCTCAATCAGAAAAGATTG AGTACAAAACAAGTGTTTCAAGGAATTCAAACATGTCCAAACTCCAAGCTGGGTATCTTTTTCCAGAG ATTGCCAGAAGAAGATCTGCACATTTGGTGAAATACCCAGATGCACAAATTATTAGTCTTGGAATAGGTGACACTACTGAGCCCATTCCTGAAGTCATTACTTCTGCTATTGcaaaa AAAGCTCATGAGTTATCCACAATAGAGGGTTACAGTGGTTATGGTGCTGAACAAGGTGCAAAG CCACTGCGATCTGCTATTGCTAAAACATTTTACGGTGGCCTAACCATAGGGGatgatgatatttttgtttctgatgGTGCTAAATGTGACATATCACGTCTCcag GTTATGTTTGGTTCCAATGTTACAATTGCTGTCCAGGATCCTTCGTACCCG GCTTATGTCGACTCTAGTGTTATTATGGGTCAGACGGGGCAATTTAACACCGAAGTCCAAAAGTATAGGAACATCGAGTACATGAGATGCACTCCAGAGAATGGCTTCTTTCCTGACTTAACCACTGTTGGTCGAAcggatataatatttttctgttCCCCAAACAATCCTACTGGTGCTGCCGCCACTAGAGAGCAACTAACACAGTTGGTTCAGTTTGCAAAGAAGAACGGATCAATTATAGTGTATGATTCTGCATATGCAATGTACATGTCTGATGACAACCCGCACTCCATCTATGAAATCCCCGGAGCTGAGGAG GTGGCGATTGAGACATCTTCTTTCAGCAAATATGCAGGTTTTACTGGAGTGAGACTTGGTTGGACTGTGATCCCAAAACAACTGCTGTATTCTGATGGATTCCCCGTTGCTAAAGACTTCAATCGTATAGTCTGTACTAGCTTCAACGGTGCCTCTAACCTCTCCCAAGCTGGTGGACTTGCTTGCCTCTCCCCTGAAGGGCTTGAGGCAATGCGCAAAGTGATTGGATTCTATAAGGAAAACACCAACATAATCATCGACACATTCACTTCGCTAGGCTACAATGTGTATGGAGGGAGGAATGCACCGTATGTTTGGGTAGAGTTCCCGAAACAGAGTTCGTGGGATGTGTTCTCAGAGATTCTAGAGAAGACACATGTGGTTACAACGCCGGGGAGTGGGTTCGGACCAGGAGGTGAAGGGTTTGTTCGTGTTAGTGCCTTTGGACACAGAGACAACATATTGGAGGCATGTAGAAGATTCAGGCAGCTCTACAAATGA
- the LOC104747310 gene encoding F-box protein At2g14290-like has translation MGTQTPRTWSELPPDLLESIYNRLSFTDFHRAKLVCWNWNLSSKLTVPKKIRSPWLLLFPEDDEDEDGSGSVLLFNPEEEERTYRTKRDFSGTRFLANSGKWFLVIDSRFNLYIIDVFSDTRIDLPHLEESLLDKEESEDLRGLLWVDEKTAEYVVVLFFNFPSGNVGFCKKGDDHYTKIPLHRGVPWRLEGLNDAVLLGYRLYIRTQLSYIRILDLSKQQGSEDVNKFEPFQLFFSTQDCSIAVTTRGEVLLVKSILDNTNIVRFSIFKDIDYNPQEEVDSLGDEALLLDLGIPVPSIAPNSIYFTRHGRIYRKEHLNLDICVFNLETKTLKRFSRLSSRNLKDARWFLPTT, from the coding sequence ATGGGAACTCAAACTCCTCGTACCTGGTCGGAGCTCCCTCCTGATTTGCTGGAATCTATTTACAATCGACTAAGCTTTACTGATTTCCACCGCGCCAAGCTCGTGTGTTGGAACTGGAATTTGAGTTCGAAGCTAACAGTTCCCAAGAAAATTAGATCTCCATGGCTGTTGCTGTTTCCtgaagacgacgaagacgaagatggtTCTGGTTCTGTGCTGCTGTTCaatccagaagaagaagaaagaacataCAGAACAAAGAGAGACTTTTCAGGGACTCGATTCCTTGCAAACTCAGGTAAATGGTTCCTAGTGATAGATTCTCGATTCAATCTCTATATAATCGATGTGTTTAGCGATACTAGGATCGATCTTCCCCATCTAGAAGAGTCTCTCTTAGATAAAGAGGAATCCGAAGATTTAAGGGGTCTTTTGTGGGTTGACGAGAAGACGGCAGAGTACGTTGTAgtcttgttcttcaacttccCTAGCGGTAATGTTGGCTTTTGCAAGAAAGGTGATGATCATTACACTAAAATCCCGCTGCATCGCGGAGTACCATGGAGGTTAGAAGGCTTAAACGATGCGGTACTCTTGGGTTACCGTCTTTACATCCGCACGCAGCTTAGCTACATTCGGATCCTAGATTTGTCTAAACAACAAGGCTCTGAGGATGTTAACAAGTTTGAACCATTCCAACTGTTTTTTTCCACTCAAGACTGTAGCATTGCGGTTACAACAAGAGGAGAGGTTTTGCTGGTTAAGAGCATCCTCGACAATACTAACATTGTACGCTTCTCCATCTTCAAGGATATAGACTACAATCCGCAAGAAGAGGTTGATTCTTTAGGTGATGAGGCTCTGCTTCTTGACTTGGGTATTCCTGTGCCTAGCATCGCACCAAACTCCATCTATTTTACACGTCATGGTCGTATCTATCGCAAGGAGCATTTAAACCTGGACATTTGTGTGTTCAATCTCGAAACCAAGACCCTCAAACGCTTCTCTCGTCTCTCCAGCAGGAACCTCAAGGATGCTCGATGGTTTCTTCCGACCACTTGA
- the LOC104747312 gene encoding DUF21 domain-containing protein At2g14520 isoform X2 produces MAVEYECCETNFFIHIVVIVLLVLFAGLMSGLTLGLMSMSLVDLEVLAKSGTPTDRIHAAKILPVVKNQHLLLCTLLICNAAAMETLPIFLDALVTAWGAILISVTLILLFGEIIPQSVCSRHGLAIGATVAPFVRVLVWICLPVAWPISKLLDFLLGHGRVALFRRAELKTLVDLHGNEAGKGGDLTHDETTIIAGALELSGKMAKDAMTPISDTFVIDINAKLDRDLMNLILEKGHSRVPVYYEQRTNIIGLVLVKNLLTINPDEEIQVKNVTIRRIPRVPETLPLYDILNEFQKGHSHMAVVVRQCDKIHPLPSNDAANGTVNEVRVDVDNERSPQEKKLTRRRSLQKWKSFPNRANSFKAGSRSKRWSKDNDADILQFDEHPLPKLAEEEEAVGIITMEDVIEELLQEEIFDETDHHFEDS; encoded by the exons ATGGCGGTGGAGTATGAATGCTGCGAGACCAACTTCTTTATACACATAGTTGTGATAGTGTTACTAGTCTTGTTCGCTGGACTAATGTCTGGTCTTACCTTGGGTCTTATGTCTATGAGTCTCGTTGATCTTGAGGTTCTTGCTAAATCCGGCACTCCCACAGATCGTATACATGCTG CAAAGATATTGCCAGTTGTGAAAAATCAGCATCTTTTGCTTTGCACTTTACTGATTTGCAATGCAGCTGCTATGGAG ACGCTTCCTATTTTCCTTGATGCTCTTGTGACGGCTTGGGGTGCCATTCTGATTTCAGTGACATTGATTCTTCTCTTCGGTGAG ATTATACCTCAGTCAGTCTGTTCTCGTCATGGTTTGGCAATTGGTGCAACAGTGGCTCCGTTTGTCCGTGTCCTAGTCTGGATATGCTTACCAGTCGCATGGCCGATCAGTAAG CTGTTGGACTTTCTACTTGGTCATGGTCGTGTAGCCCTTTTCCGCAGAGCTGAACTGAAAACACTTGTGGATTTGCATGGAAATGAG GCTGGAAAGGGAGGAGATTTAACACATGATGAGACAACTATCATTGCTGGAGCTCTTGAACTATCTGGGAAAATGGCCAAAGATGCAATGACGCCAATTTCTGATACTTTTGTGATTGACATCAATGCAAAACTAGACAG GGATTTGATGAATCTAATTCTTGAGAAAGGTCATAGCAGAGTTCCAGTATACTATGAGCAACGTACCAACATAATTGGACTTGTTTTG GTGAAGAACTTATTGACTATCAACCCTGATGAAGAAATACAAGTAAAAAATGTGACGATACGAAGAATCCCAAG AGTTCCAGAAACCTTACCTCTATATGATATATTGAACGAGTTTCAGAAAGGACATAGCCACATGGCTGTTGTTGTGAGACAGTGTGACAAAATCCACCCATTACCAAGTAATGATGCTGCAAACG GGACTGTAAATGAAGTCAGAGTGGATGTGGATAATGAGAGATCCCCACAGGAAAAAAAGTTAACAAGAAGGAGATCACTTCAGAAATGGAAAAGTTTTCCAAACCGAGCAAATTCGTTTAAAGCAGGGTCGAGGAGCAAGAGGTGGTCCAAAGATAATGACGCTGACATTTTGCAATTTGACGAACATCCGCTGCCAAAGCTAgctgaggaggaagaagctgtTGGTATCATTACCATGGAAGATGTCATTGAAGAACTTTTGCAG GAAGAGATATTCGATGAGACGGATCATCATTTTGAAGACTCGTGA
- the LOC109129144 gene encoding uncharacterized protein LOC109129144 translates to MVKESIGKAWFASSSSYGQRATESLRRCRKALSTCKRENVTNSQVKINSIQRDIEKEHALQHPSFSRMATLKRDMVLAHREEESHWSQKSRDKWLLSGDKNTKYFHSSVKADRNKNALLKLIDGEGVTHRSEASKGDVAASYFQSMFSSSYPSEEDHQFFQDLTPRENDEMNASLIAELSKEEVRLAVFAINPSKAPRADGMTGLFFQKYWDIVGDQITKEVLSFFKDGSFDKEWNYTQLCLIPKKVNASFMSEMRPISLCSVMYKIISKIMVARLKPLLSDIVSPNQSAFVPERLIYDNIIIAHEIVHSLRTHGSTSKDFMAVKTDMSKAFDRVEWSYLQALLVALGFHPRWISWGPTIHHLLFADDSLFVCKAEERQCEALQNILDAYGRATGRTINLDKSSITFGEKVDERVKEHMKTKMKITNEGGAGSYLGLPECFSGSKSDMLEYINERMKSRFSGWFARTLSQGGKEVLIKTVAMAMPIFAMSCFKLPKSTCSTLSSAMSEFWWSNMENHKKIHWVSWNKLCLTKDQGGLGFKDIEVFNQALLAKQAWRLLHYPNSFFSLYLKSRYFPNDQFLDATLGARPSYAWRSILFGRELLVKGLRLCIGDGVSTSVWTGQWLQDGRMRAPLMKNPLINLELKVQDLIDPVTKGWDSNSLQEHFFPRDIVLIRKIKPVVSSSDYMCWQHNKSGEYSVSSGYWLEAQAHNAETIQEATWQPSLNAIKDLIWDSHAPTKVKIFMWKAMSGALL, encoded by the exons ATGGTCAAAGAATCTATTGGGAAAGCttggtttgcttcttcttcatcgtatGGTCAGAGAGCTACAGAAAGTCTTCGAAGATGCCGGAAGGCTCTCAGTACCTGCAAGCGAGAAAATGTTACAAACTCTCAGGTCAAAATAAACAGTATTCAAAGAGATATTGAAAAGGAACATGCTCTTCAGCATCCCTCCTTTTCAAGAATGGCGACTCTGAAGAGAGATATGGTATTGGCTCATCGAGAGGAAGAAAGTCATTGGTCTCAGAAATCAAGGGATAAATGGCTTCTTTCGGGAGATAAGAATACCAAATATTTCCACAGCTCGGTCAAAGCAGATAGGAACAAGAACGCATTGCTGAAACTTATAGATGGAGAAGGGGTGACTCATAGATCAGAAGCCTCAAAAGGAGATGTAGCTGCTTCCTATTTTCAGTCTATGTTCTCATCTTCTTATCCATCTGAGGAGGACCACCAATTTTTCCAAGATTTGACTCCTCgagaaaatgatgaaatgaaTGCTTCTCTAATTGCTGAGCTTTCTAAGGAGGAAGTAAGGCTTGCAGTTTTTGCTATCAATCCCTCCAAGGCTCCGAGAGCTGATGGAATGACAGGacttttctttcaaaagtaTTGGGATATAGTGGGAGACCAGATCACAAAGGAGGTTCTCAGCTTTTTCAAGGATGGATCTTTTGATAAAGAATGGAACTACACTCAGTTGTGTCTAATCCCTAAGAAGGTAAATGCCTCTTTCATGTCAGAAATGAGACCGATCAGCCTCTGCTCAGTGATGTACAAGATTATTTCGAAAATCATGGTGGCTAGGCTCAAGCCTTTGCTCTCTGATATAGTCTCCCCGAATCAATCTGCTTTCGTTCCGGAGAGATTGATATATGATAATATCATCATTGCGCATGAGATTGTTCATAGTTTGAGGACTCATGGATCTACTTCGAAAGATTTCATGGCTGTCAAGACAGACATGTCAAAAGCCTTTGATAGAGTGGAATGGAGCTATCTTCAAGCCTTGTTGGTAGCACTGGGTTTCCACCCTCGTTGGATCAGTTGG GGTCCTACCATTCATCACCTGCTATTCGCTGATGACAGTCTGTTTGTTTGTAAAGCAGAAGAACGTCAATGTGAAGCCCTCCAAAACATCTTGGATGCGTATGGAAGAGCAACAGGACGAACAATAAATCTCGACAAATCTTCCATAACTTTTGGAGAAAAAGTCGACGAAAGGGTGAAAGAACACATGAAGACCAAGATGAAAATCACCAATGAAGGAGGAGCGGGATCTTATTTAGGCCTTCCAGAGTGTTTCAGTGGCTCCAAATCAGATATGCTAGAATATATTAACGAAAGGATGAAGAGTAGATTTTCGGGATGGTTTGCTAGAACACTTTCTCAAGGAGGAAAAGAAGTCCTCATCAAAACAGTTGCAATGGCAATGCCAATCTTTGCAATGTCCTGTTTTAAACTGCCAAAATCTACTTGTTCTACACTTTCCAGCGCAATGTCTGAATTCTGGTGGAGTAATATGGAGAATCATAAGAAAATTCATTGGGTTTCTTGGAATAAGCTATGCCTAACTAAAGATCAGGGAGGACTCGGATTTAAAGATATAGAAGTTTTCAATCAAGCTTTGTTGGCCAAACAAGCTTGGAGATTGCTGCACTATCCAaacagcttcttctctctttatttgAAGAGTAGATATTTCCCAAATGATCAATTTCTTGATGCTACCCTTGGAGCCAGGCCATCTTATGCTTGGAGAAGTATCTTATTTGGTCGAGAGCTTTTGGTCAAAGGTCTGAGACTATGTATTGGAGATGGTGTGTCCACTAGTGTTTGGACAGGACAATGGCTTCAGGATGGAAGAATGAGAGCTCCACTGATGAAGAACCCCCTGATTAATTTGGAACTGAAAGTGCAAGATCTCATCGATCCGGTAACCAAAGGTTGGGATTCAAATTCTTTACAGGAACATTTCTTCCCCAGAGATATAGTGCTAATTCGGAAGATAAAACCTGTTGTTTCCTCATCGGATTACATGTGTTGGCAGCACAATAAAAGTGGTGAATATTCAGTTAGCTCTGGCTATTGGCTTGAGGCTCAGGCTCATAACGCAGAAACCATTCAAGAGGCAACTTGGCAACCTTCCCTGAACGCTATCAAAGACTTAATCTGGGATTCTCATGCTCCAACAAAAGTAAAGATCTTCATGTGGAAAGCAATGAGTGGAGCTCTCCTGTAG
- the LOC104747312 gene encoding DUF21 domain-containing protein At2g14520 isoform X4 — protein sequence MAVEYECCETNFFIHIVVIVLLVLFAGLMSGLTLGLMSMSLVDLEVLAKSGTPTDRIHAAKILPVVKNQHLLLCTLLICNAAAMETLPIFLDALVTAWGAILISVTLILLFGEIIPQSVCSRHGLAIGATVAPFVRVLVWICLPVAWPISKLLDFLLGHGRVALFRRAELKTLVDLHGNEAGKGGDLTHDETTIIAGALELSGKMAKDAMTPISDTFVIDINAKLDRDLMNLILEKGHSRVPVYYEQRTNIIGLVLVKNLLTINPDEEIQVKNVTIRRIPRVPETLPLYDILNEFQKGHSHMAVVVRQCDKIHPLPRTVNEVRVDVDNERSPQEKKLTRRRSLQKWKSFPNRANSFKAGSRSKRWSKDNDADILQFDEHPLPKLAEEEEAVGIITMEDVIEELLQEEIFDETDHHFEDS from the exons ATGGCGGTGGAGTATGAATGCTGCGAGACCAACTTCTTTATACACATAGTTGTGATAGTGTTACTAGTCTTGTTCGCTGGACTAATGTCTGGTCTTACCTTGGGTCTTATGTCTATGAGTCTCGTTGATCTTGAGGTTCTTGCTAAATCCGGCACTCCCACAGATCGTATACATGCTG CAAAGATATTGCCAGTTGTGAAAAATCAGCATCTTTTGCTTTGCACTTTACTGATTTGCAATGCAGCTGCTATGGAG ACGCTTCCTATTTTCCTTGATGCTCTTGTGACGGCTTGGGGTGCCATTCTGATTTCAGTGACATTGATTCTTCTCTTCGGTGAG ATTATACCTCAGTCAGTCTGTTCTCGTCATGGTTTGGCAATTGGTGCAACAGTGGCTCCGTTTGTCCGTGTCCTAGTCTGGATATGCTTACCAGTCGCATGGCCGATCAGTAAG CTGTTGGACTTTCTACTTGGTCATGGTCGTGTAGCCCTTTTCCGCAGAGCTGAACTGAAAACACTTGTGGATTTGCATGGAAATGAG GCTGGAAAGGGAGGAGATTTAACACATGATGAGACAACTATCATTGCTGGAGCTCTTGAACTATCTGGGAAAATGGCCAAAGATGCAATGACGCCAATTTCTGATACTTTTGTGATTGACATCAATGCAAAACTAGACAG GGATTTGATGAATCTAATTCTTGAGAAAGGTCATAGCAGAGTTCCAGTATACTATGAGCAACGTACCAACATAATTGGACTTGTTTTG GTGAAGAACTTATTGACTATCAACCCTGATGAAGAAATACAAGTAAAAAATGTGACGATACGAAGAATCCCAAG AGTTCCAGAAACCTTACCTCTATATGATATATTGAACGAGTTTCAGAAAGGACATAGCCACATGGCTGTTGTTGTGAGACAGTGTGACAAAATCCACCCATTACCAA GGACTGTAAATGAAGTCAGAGTGGATGTGGATAATGAGAGATCCCCACAGGAAAAAAAGTTAACAAGAAGGAGATCACTTCAGAAATGGAAAAGTTTTCCAAACCGAGCAAATTCGTTTAAAGCAGGGTCGAGGAGCAAGAGGTGGTCCAAAGATAATGACGCTGACATTTTGCAATTTGACGAACATCCGCTGCCAAAGCTAgctgaggaggaagaagctgtTGGTATCATTACCATGGAAGATGTCATTGAAGAACTTTTGCAG GAAGAGATATTCGATGAGACGGATCATCATTTTGAAGACTCGTGA